A DNA window from Pseudomonas tohonis contains the following coding sequences:
- a CDS encoding ParA family protein, which yields MAKVFAIANQKGGVGKTTTCINLAASLVATKRRVLLIDLDPQGNATMGSGIDKHALENSIYDVLIGECDLAEAMQFSEHGGYQLLPANRDLTAAEVALLEMKMKESRLRYALAPIRENYDYILIDCPPSLNMLTINALVAADGVIIPMQCEYYALEGLSDLVNSIQRIGQLLNPSLKIEGLLRTMYDPRISLTNDVTAQLKEHFGDKLYDAVIPRNVRLAEAPSFGMPALVYDKQSRGAIAYLALAGELVRRQRANAKTATA from the coding sequence ATGGCCAAGGTATTCGCGATCGCCAACCAGAAAGGTGGAGTGGGCAAGACCACCACCTGCATCAACCTGGCCGCCTCGCTGGTCGCGACCAAGCGCCGCGTGCTGCTGATCGACCTCGACCCCCAGGGCAACGCGACCATGGGCAGCGGCATCGACAAGCACGCCCTGGAGAACTCGATCTACGACGTGCTGATCGGCGAGTGCGACCTGGCCGAGGCCATGCAGTTCTCCGAGCACGGCGGCTACCAGCTGCTGCCGGCGAACCGCGACCTGACCGCCGCCGAAGTCGCCCTGCTGGAAATGAAGATGAAGGAGAGCCGGCTGCGCTATGCGCTGGCGCCGATCCGCGAGAACTACGACTACATCCTCATCGACTGCCCGCCGTCGCTGAACATGCTGACCATCAACGCCCTGGTCGCCGCCGACGGCGTGATCATCCCCATGCAGTGCGAGTACTACGCGCTCGAAGGGTTGTCGGATCTGGTCAACAGCATCCAGCGCATCGGCCAGCTGCTCAACCCGAGCCTGAAGATCGAAGGCCTGCTGCGCACCATGTACGACCCGCGCATCAGCCTCACCAACGATGTCACCGCCCAGCTCAAGGAGCATTTCGGCGACAAGCTGTACGACGCCGTCATCCCTCGTAACGTCCGCCTCGCCGAGGCCCCCAGCTTCGGCATGCCGGCGCTGGTCTACGACAAGCAATCCCGTGGCGCCATCGCCTACCTGGCGCTGGCCGGCGAGCTGGTTCGCCGCCAGCGTGCGAACGCCAAAACCGCTACCGCATAA
- the rsmG gene encoding 16S rRNA (guanine(527)-N(7))-methyltransferase RsmG, protein MSQVTSRHADELSRGAQQLAVEISANQQELLLAYLALLIKWNKAYNLTAVRDPDEMVSRHLLDSLSVVPHVAALGDHWLDVGSGGGMPGIPLAILFPDRRFTLLDSNGKKTRFLTQVKLELKLANLEVIHSRVEAVQPERPFAGIISRAFSSLEDFANWTRHLGDGDTRWLAMKGVHPSDELVALPEDFRLEAEHALAVPGCQGQRHLLILRRTE, encoded by the coding sequence ATGTCGCAGGTCACCTCCCGCCACGCCGACGAACTGTCCCGTGGTGCGCAGCAACTCGCAGTCGAAATTTCCGCCAACCAGCAGGAACTGCTGCTGGCCTACCTGGCGCTGCTGATCAAGTGGAACAAGGCCTATAACCTGACCGCGGTGCGCGACCCGGACGAGATGGTCTCGCGCCACCTGCTCGACAGCCTCAGCGTCGTGCCCCATGTGGCCGCGCTGGGCGACCACTGGCTGGACGTCGGCAGCGGTGGCGGCATGCCTGGCATTCCGCTGGCCATCCTGTTCCCGGATCGGCGCTTCACCCTGCTCGACTCCAACGGCAAGAAGACCCGCTTCCTCACCCAGGTGAAGCTGGAGCTCAAGCTGGCCAACCTCGAAGTTATCCACAGTCGGGTCGAGGCCGTTCAGCCCGAGCGCCCCTTCGCCGGCATCATTTCCCGCGCCTTCAGCTCGCTGGAGGACTTCGCCAACTGGACCCGTCACCTGGGCGATGGCGACACCCGCTGGCTGGCGATGAAGGGCGTGCACCCCAGCGACGAGCTGGTCGCACTGCCGGAAGACTTCCGCCTTGAAGCCGAGCACGCCCTGGCGGTTCCCGGTTGCCAAGGCCAGCGCCATCTGCTGATACTGCGCCGCACGGAATAA
- the mnmG gene encoding tRNA uridine-5-carboxymethylaminomethyl(34) synthesis enzyme MnmG has translation MDFPSRFDVIVIGGGHAGTEAALAAARMGVKTLLLTHNVETLGQMSCNPAIGGIGKSHLVKEIDALGGAMAVATDLGGIQFRVLNSRKGPAVRATRAQADRVLYKAAIREILENQPNLWIFQQACDDLIVENDQVKGVVTQMGLRFHAESVVLTTGTFLGGLIHIGLQNYSGGRAGDPPSIALAKRLRELPLRVGRLKTGTPPRIDGRSVDFSVMTEQPGDTPIPVMSFLGSKEQHPRQVSCWITHTNARTHEIIASNLDRSPMYSGVIEGVGPRYCPSIEDKIHRFADKDSHQVFLEPEGLTTHELYPNGISTSLPFDVQLDIVRSIRGMENAHIVRPGYAIEYDYFDPRDLKYSLETKVIGGLFFAGQINGTTGYEEAGAQGLLAGANAALRAQGKEAWCPRRDEAYIGVLVDDLITLGTQEPYRMFTSRAEYRLILREDNADLRLTEKGRELGLVDDRRWSAFEAKREGIALEEQRLKSTWVRPGTPQGDAIAERFGTPLTHEYNLLNLLSRPEIDYAGLVEVTGQGAQDPQVAEQVEIKTKYAGYIDRQQDEIARLRASEDTRLPADLDYATISGLSKEIQHKLGLSRPETLGQASRIPGVTPAAISLLMIHLKKRGAGRQLEQSA, from the coding sequence CACCGAGGCTGCCCTGGCGGCCGCGCGCATGGGGGTCAAGACCCTGCTGCTGACGCACAACGTCGAGACACTCGGCCAGATGAGCTGCAACCCCGCGATCGGGGGCATCGGCAAGAGTCATCTGGTCAAGGAGATCGATGCGCTCGGCGGTGCCATGGCCGTCGCCACCGACCTCGGCGGTATCCAGTTCCGCGTATTGAACAGCCGCAAGGGACCGGCGGTGCGTGCCACCCGTGCACAGGCCGACCGCGTTCTGTACAAGGCCGCTATCCGCGAGATCCTCGAGAACCAGCCGAACCTGTGGATATTCCAGCAGGCATGCGACGACCTAATTGTGGAAAACGATCAGGTGAAAGGCGTCGTCACCCAGATGGGCCTGCGCTTCCACGCGGAATCCGTGGTGTTGACCACAGGAACCTTCCTCGGCGGACTTATCCACATCGGCCTGCAGAATTATTCAGGCGGTCGTGCCGGCGATCCGCCGTCCATCGCCCTGGCCAAACGCCTTCGCGAGCTGCCCCTGCGCGTCGGACGCCTGAAGACCGGCACGCCGCCGCGCATAGATGGCCGTTCGGTGGACTTCTCGGTCATGACCGAGCAGCCCGGCGACACGCCGATCCCGGTGATGTCCTTCCTCGGCAGCAAGGAGCAGCACCCGCGCCAGGTCAGTTGCTGGATCACCCACACCAACGCACGCACCCACGAGATCATCGCCAGCAACCTGGATCGCTCGCCGATGTACTCCGGAGTGATCGAAGGCGTCGGTCCGCGCTACTGCCCGTCGATCGAGGACAAGATCCATCGCTTCGCCGACAAGGACAGCCACCAGGTGTTCCTGGAGCCCGAGGGCCTGACCACCCACGAGCTGTACCCGAACGGTATCTCCACCTCGCTGCCGTTCGACGTTCAGCTGGACATCGTCCGCTCCATCCGTGGCATGGAGAACGCCCATATCGTGCGCCCCGGGTACGCCATCGAATACGACTACTTCGACCCGCGCGACCTCAAGTACAGCCTGGAGACCAAGGTCATCGGCGGCCTGTTCTTCGCCGGTCAGATCAACGGCACCACCGGCTACGAAGAAGCCGGTGCCCAGGGCCTGCTCGCCGGCGCCAACGCCGCGCTGCGCGCCCAGGGCAAGGAAGCCTGGTGCCCACGTCGCGACGAGGCCTACATCGGCGTACTGGTCGACGACCTGATCACCCTGGGCACCCAGGAGCCCTACCGCATGTTCACATCGCGCGCCGAGTACCGGCTGATCCTGCGCGAAGACAACGCGGACCTGCGCCTCACCGAGAAGGGCCGCGAGCTCGGCTTGGTCGATGATCGTCGCTGGAGCGCGTTCGAGGCGAAGCGCGAGGGCATCGCCCTCGAAGAGCAACGCCTGAAGAGCACCTGGGTACGTCCGGGCACGCCCCAGGGCGATGCCATCGCCGAGCGCTTCGGCACGCCGCTGACCCATGAGTACAACCTGCTCAACCTGCTGAGCCGCCCGGAGATCGACTACGCCGGCCTGGTGGAAGTGACCGGCCAGGGTGCGCAGGACCCGCAGGTTGCCGAGCAGGTCGAGATCAAGACCAAGTACGCCGGCTACATCGATCGCCAGCAGGATGAGATCGCCCGCCTGCGCGCCAGCGAGGACACCCGGCTGCCGGCTGACCTCGACTACGCCACCATCTCCGGCCTGTCCAAGGAGATCCAGCACAAGCTGGGCCTCAGCCGTCCGGAAACGCTGGGCCAGGCTTCGCGCATCCCCGGTGTCACCCCGGCGGCCATCTCGCTGCTGATGATCCACCTGAAAAAGCGCGGCGCCGGTCGCCAACTGGAGCAGAGCGCCTGA